From Mucilaginibacter rubeus, a single genomic window includes:
- a CDS encoding M48 family metallopeptidase, translating to MKKFKPALVLIAIMAVFSCSTVPLTGRKQLSLVGDAEVNQSAAASYKQLLTDPKTKVVASGNDAQRVKVIGNRLAAAIEKYLKENGYGDQYSFQWEFNLIQSSEVNAWCMPGGKVAVYSGLLPVANTDAYLAVVMGHEIGHAIARHSAERISQEMLVQGGGQLVGAATSQQSQATQTAISTLYGVGSQLKLLAYSRKQESEADRLGLTFMAMAGYDPHNAIAFWQRMAAQNKGGAQPEFLSTHPADATRIADIQNLIPEAMKYYKN from the coding sequence ATGAAAAAATTTAAACCTGCATTAGTCCTGATAGCCATCATGGCTGTCTTTTCATGTTCAACCGTGCCGCTTACCGGCCGTAAACAATTAAGTCTTGTTGGTGATGCCGAAGTAAACCAATCGGCGGCGGCAAGCTACAAACAACTCCTTACAGATCCTAAAACCAAAGTTGTTGCCAGTGGTAATGACGCGCAGCGCGTTAAGGTTATTGGTAACAGGCTGGCAGCCGCAATTGAAAAATATCTTAAAGAAAATGGCTACGGCGATCAGTATAGCTTTCAGTGGGAGTTTAACCTGATCCAGAGCAGCGAGGTTAATGCCTGGTGTATGCCTGGTGGCAAGGTTGCTGTTTACAGCGGCTTATTACCTGTTGCTAATACCGATGCTTACCTTGCAGTAGTTATGGGGCATGAGATTGGTCACGCCATCGCTCGCCACTCGGCCGAGCGTATTTCACAGGAAATGCTGGTGCAGGGCGGCGGACAATTGGTTGGCGCTGCAACAAGTCAGCAATCACAAGCTACACAAACGGCAATCAGCACTTTGTATGGCGTAGGGAGCCAGTTGAAGTTGTTGGCTTATTCCCGTAAACAAGAGTCAGAGGCCGACCGTTTAGGTTTAACTTTTATGGCTATGGCCGGTTATGATCCGCATAATGCCATTGCTTTTTGGCAACGTATGGCAGCTCAAAACAAAGGCGGCGCTCAACCCGAATTTTTGAGCACCCACCCGGCTGATGCTACCCGTATTGCCGATATCCAGAACCTCATACCTGAGGCCATGAAATATTATAAAAACTAA
- the plsY gene encoding glycerol-3-phosphate 1-O-acyltransferase PlsY, protein MITVYSVTALIMAYLCGSIPTAVWIGMAFYKVDVREYGSGNAGATNTFRVLGKKAGIPVMLLDIFKGWAATNFAYFIGASATGAINSTAYTNYELALGIAAVMGHLFPIFAGFRGGKGVATLFGMILAIHFHAALLCIIVFITVLLISKYVSLSSIAAAFTYPIGVTFVFPTPIRSIVIYGMCICVLVLVTHQKNIERLIRGKESKVNFFKKKATA, encoded by the coding sequence ATGATAACCGTTTACTCTGTTACAGCACTCATAATGGCTTATCTGTGCGGCTCGATACCTACGGCTGTTTGGATAGGTATGGCCTTTTACAAAGTGGATGTACGCGAGTACGGAAGCGGTAATGCCGGTGCTACAAATACTTTTCGTGTTCTTGGTAAAAAAGCAGGTATCCCTGTGATGCTGCTTGATATATTTAAAGGCTGGGCAGCTACCAACTTCGCTTATTTTATTGGCGCGTCTGCCACAGGCGCCATCAACTCAACCGCATATACCAACTATGAGCTTGCTTTGGGCATAGCCGCGGTTATGGGCCACCTGTTCCCGATCTTTGCAGGTTTCAGAGGGGGGAAAGGTGTAGCAACCTTGTTTGGAATGATTTTGGCTATACATTTTCATGCCGCTTTGTTATGCATAATTGTTTTTATAACGGTGTTATTGATTTCAAAGTACGTGTCGCTTAGCTCAATTGCAGCAGCCTTTACTTATCCTATTGGCGTTACATTTGTTTTTCCGACGCCTATCCGGTCGATAGTGATTTATGGCATGTGCATTTGTGTACTTGTGTTGGTAACGCACCAAAAAAACATTGAACGCTTAATAAGAGGCAAAGAATCAAAAGTCAATTTTTTTAAAAAGAAAGCAACTGCCTGA